A genomic stretch from Sphingomonas sp. HDW15A includes:
- a CDS encoding TonB-dependent receptor — protein MLLNGQRISGFRELRDLPPEAIQRMEILPEEVALKYGYTADQRVVNIVLRPRFNSTSAELRGSAATEGGYAGGFADGTRLTIRDGKRTSINVRIDGNNPLYEAERDIAPNSESSVDERSARTLVSAAQSARVTGVHNRPVGEGGALTVTGEAARSHGRSRFGLADFDTSDVLTRDTDTTSLGLGTIYNATRGNWRLSVSGNGEYERSESDSERSVVTALTDDKSNSTRTNLVLDATANGPLFKLAAGEATATFKSGLSRLDFDSESRRRDIFTQADLGRTIGEGSANVDLPLAATDSAIGRLSANANLRFAELSDFGTLTSFGGGLAWSPTTRLNVITSFTREEGAPTLQELGNPLVETDDVPYFDAVRGETVEVTTLTGGNPALDSDRRSVWKLGANWQVLQEPDLRLRAEYVSQTIDNPQVGFPAATPALEAAFPERFKRDAAFNLVAVDTRPVNGDRSQRDTIRWGLNFSKSLKSATPTREQIEALRQRFGASVRTRSAGDTRQDAGEAEAPQGTAPSPSQAPRPAVGERTPNAEGGPPREGGEFRGGGRGGRGGGYFGGRNGGRLTFSLNHTIALKDELQIASGLPKLNYLDGEAVSSTGGRPRHVVESESGYYNNGLGVRLMADWRSATRVDSLTGPDLKFDQYATFDLRLFANLGERFDLVARNPFLFGSSVRFEVKNIFNARPQVRNRDGVVPFAYQEDLLEPIGRTVSISFRKLFLPRRFQRPPGRAR, from the coding sequence TTGCTGCTCAACGGCCAGCGCATCTCCGGCTTCCGCGAGCTTCGCGACCTTCCGCCCGAAGCCATCCAGCGGATGGAAATCCTGCCTGAGGAAGTGGCGCTGAAATACGGCTACACCGCCGACCAGAGGGTGGTGAACATCGTGCTTCGTCCCCGCTTCAATTCCACGTCGGCCGAGCTTCGCGGCTCCGCGGCGACCGAAGGCGGATATGCTGGCGGGTTCGCCGATGGGACGCGCCTGACGATCCGCGACGGCAAGCGCACCTCGATCAACGTTCGGATCGACGGCAACAATCCGCTTTACGAGGCCGAGCGCGACATCGCTCCCAATTCGGAAAGCAGCGTCGACGAGCGCTCCGCCCGGACTTTGGTCAGCGCCGCACAGTCGGCCCGCGTTACCGGGGTTCATAATCGGCCGGTTGGAGAAGGCGGCGCGCTAACCGTCACCGGCGAGGCTGCGCGAAGCCACGGCCGTTCCCGCTTCGGGCTCGCCGACTTCGATACGAGTGATGTTCTGACCCGTGATACCGACACGACCTCGCTTGGACTTGGGACGATCTACAATGCGACCCGGGGCAACTGGCGACTGAGCGTTTCCGGCAATGGCGAATATGAGCGTTCGGAGAGCGATTCCGAACGCAGCGTCGTCACTGCCCTGACCGACGACAAAAGCAACTCGACCCGAACCAACTTGGTGCTCGACGCGACGGCCAATGGGCCATTGTTCAAGCTCGCTGCCGGCGAGGCGACCGCGACGTTCAAGAGTGGCCTGTCGCGGCTCGACTTCGACAGCGAGTCGCGCCGGCGCGACATTTTCACGCAAGCCGATCTCGGCCGGACGATCGGAGAAGGCTCGGCCAATGTCGATCTTCCGCTTGCCGCAACGGACAGCGCCATCGGCCGCCTCAGCGCCAATGCCAATCTAAGGTTCGCCGAGCTTAGCGACTTCGGAACCCTGACCAGCTTCGGCGGCGGTCTCGCCTGGTCGCCAACCACGCGCCTCAACGTCATTACCAGCTTCACCCGCGAGGAGGGCGCGCCGACGCTTCAGGAACTCGGTAACCCGCTCGTCGAGACCGATGACGTCCCCTATTTCGATGCGGTTCGCGGCGAAACGGTGGAGGTCACGACGCTCACCGGCGGCAACCCGGCTCTCGACTCCGATCGCCGAAGCGTGTGGAAGCTGGGTGCCAACTGGCAGGTGCTTCAGGAACCTGACCTTCGCCTTCGCGCGGAATATGTCAGCCAGACCATCGATAATCCCCAGGTCGGCTTCCCGGCGGCGACTCCCGCGCTGGAAGCTGCCTTCCCGGAACGCTTCAAGCGCGATGCCGCGTTCAACCTAGTTGCTGTGGACACACGTCCGGTGAATGGCGACCGGTCGCAACGCGACACCATCCGCTGGGGCCTCAATTTCAGCAAATCCCTGAAGTCCGCGACCCCGACTCGCGAGCAGATCGAGGCGCTTCGCCAGCGGTTTGGCGCCTCGGTTCGAACGCGGAGCGCTGGCGACACCCGGCAAGACGCCGGCGAAGCGGAGGCCCCACAAGGAACGGCACCTTCGCCAAGCCAGGCGCCTCGGCCCGCCGTTGGAGAGAGAACGCCGAATGCCGAAGGCGGGCCACCTCGGGAAGGTGGAGAATTCCGGGGCGGCGGACGTGGTGGGCGCGGCGGTGGCTATTTCGGCGGCCGCAACGGCGGACGGCTGACGTTCTCGCTCAACCACACGATTGCGTTGAAGGACGAGCTGCAGATCGCCTCTGGCCTTCCCAAGCTGAACTATCTCGATGGTGAAGCAGTGAGTTCTACGGGCGGGCGGCCGCGCCACGTCGTCGAGTCGGAAAGCGGCTATTACAACAACGGGCTTGGCGTGCGGCTAATGGCCGACTGGCGTAGCGCGACCCGTGTCGACAGCCTGACGGGGCCGGACCTCAAGTTCGACCAATACGCGACCTTCGACCTGCGCCTGTTCGCCAACCTTGGCGAACGCTTCGACCTTGTTGCCAGGAATCCGTTCCTCTTTGGAAGCTCGGTTCGGTTCGAGGTGAAGAATATTTTCAACGCCAGGCCGCAGGTGCGCAACAGAGACGGGGTCGTGCCCTTCGCCTATCAGGAGGATCTGCTTGAGCCGATTGGCCGGACGGTGTCGATCAGCTTCAGAAAGCTGTTCCTTCCGCGCCGCTTCCAGCGTCCACCTGGCAGAGCCCGCTAG
- the ppa gene encoding inorganic diphosphatase, with protein sequence MNIDLIPAGPDVPNTVNVLIEVPIGGEPVKYEFDKKSGAMVVDRILHTPMRYPANYGFIPQTLCLDGDPLDCLVMTRWTLQPGVIIAVRPVGVLYLEDEAGGDEKVLAVPVTRVSPYYKDVANYTDLPPIVVEQIEHFFTHYKDLEAEKWVRVGTWGDAEAARRVVEESIARASAVPA encoded by the coding sequence ATGAACATCGACCTGATTCCCGCCGGCCCCGACGTGCCGAACACCGTCAACGTGCTCATCGAAGTCCCGATCGGGGGCGAGCCCGTCAAATATGAATTCGACAAGAAAAGCGGGGCGATGGTCGTCGACCGGATCCTCCACACTCCGATGCGCTACCCGGCCAATTACGGTTTCATTCCGCAAACCCTGTGCCTCGACGGCGATCCGCTCGACTGCCTTGTAATGACACGCTGGACGCTCCAGCCGGGCGTCATCATTGCGGTTCGACCGGTAGGCGTCCTTTATCTGGAGGATGAGGCTGGCGGCGATGAAAAGGTTCTCGCCGTGCCGGTCACCCGCGTGTCGCCCTATTACAAAGACGTCGCCAATTACACTGACCTGCCGCCGATCGTGGTCGAACAGATCGAGCACTTCTTCACCCACTATAAAGACCTCGAAGCCGAAAAGTGGGTTCGGGTCGGAACCTGGGGTGATGCGGAGGCGGCGAGGCGCGTTGTCGAGGAATCGATCGCCCGCGCGAGCGCTGTTCCGGCCTAG
- the aqpZ gene encoding aquaporin Z: MTNKAVAEFIGTFWLVLGGCGSAVLAAGFPDVGIGLLGVSLAFGLTVVTMAYSIGHISGCHLNPAVTIGLWAGGRFDGKDIPVYVIAQVLGAIAAAYTLYVIASGQPGYVLEPNGLAINGVGDHSPGGYSLVSGIVTEVVMTLFFLLVIMGSTHSSAPAGFAPLAIGLSLTLIHLISIPVTNTSVNPARSTGPALIVGGLALHQLWIFWLAPIVGAVLGGRLYRSLSPEVALKPDIEGKS, from the coding sequence ATGACCAACAAGGCTGTAGCGGAGTTCATCGGCACGTTCTGGCTGGTGCTCGGCGGCTGCGGAAGCGCGGTGCTTGCGGCGGGTTTTCCGGATGTCGGCATCGGATTGCTCGGCGTGTCCCTGGCATTCGGCCTTACGGTCGTGACCATGGCTTACTCGATCGGCCATATTTCCGGCTGCCATCTCAACCCGGCGGTGACCATCGGCTTGTGGGCCGGCGGGCGCTTCGACGGCAAGGACATCCCTGTTTACGTCATTGCGCAGGTGCTCGGTGCGATCGCGGCGGCTTATACGCTTTATGTCATCGCCAGTGGACAGCCCGGCTACGTGCTTGAGCCCAATGGCTTGGCCATCAACGGCGTCGGCGACCATTCGCCGGGCGGTTACTCATTGGTATCCGGCATCGTCACCGAGGTCGTCATGACCCTGTTCTTCCTGTTGGTAATCATGGGTTCGACACACAGCAGCGCGCCGGCGGGATTTGCGCCATTGGCCATCGGCCTGTCGCTGACGCTCATCCATCTCATCTCGATCCCGGTCACAAACACGTCGGTCAATCCGGCGCGGAGCACGGGACCTGCGCTGATCGTCGGCGGCCTTGCGCTGCACCAGTTGTGGATATTCTGGCTTGCGCCGATCGTGGGCGCGGTACTTGGCGGAAGGCTCTATCGGTCACTGTCGCCGGAAGTCGCGCTGAAGCCAGATATCGAGGGCAAATCCTAA
- the hisS gene encoding histidine--tRNA ligase — protein MAKTETPQPVRGMQSLLGAEADRMAAVVAAFDRVRRLFGFKRVEVPVLEPTAVFARSLGETTDVVSKEMYSFDDKGGDSVTMRPEFTAGIARAYLSEGWQQYAPLKVATHGPAFRYERPQKGRFRQFHQLDAEIIGAAEPQADVEAIAFAAQLLGELGLAERSTLRLNTLGDPETRQKWRDALHAHFSKHQKELSEDSRSRLDRNPLRILDSKAHQDWPIADSAPGIDEFLTSEAGAFFEAVTKGLDSAGIAWVREPRLVRGLDYYRHTAFEFVTQELGAQSQLLGGGRYDGLVEALGGPHTPAIGWAAGIERLAMMIEEPEVEQIEAVLVPLGDAAEQLAGRLLSDLRGAGIAADMAYRGNMKKRLQRANASGARFAVILGDDEVASGLAQLKNLESGEQRAIAFDSVAEALRS, from the coding sequence ATGGCGAAGACAGAAACTCCGCAGCCGGTCCGCGGCATGCAAAGCCTGCTTGGCGCAGAGGCCGACCGCATGGCTGCGGTTGTCGCCGCGTTCGACCGGGTTCGCCGCCTGTTCGGCTTCAAGCGGGTCGAGGTGCCCGTGCTGGAACCGACCGCGGTCTTCGCGCGGTCGCTGGGCGAGACGACCGATGTCGTCTCAAAGGAGATGTACAGCTTCGACGACAAGGGCGGCGATTCGGTGACGATGCGGCCGGAGTTCACGGCTGGTATTGCCCGCGCCTATCTTTCGGAAGGGTGGCAGCAATATGCGCCGCTCAAGGTGGCGACACACGGCCCCGCATTTCGCTACGAGCGGCCACAAAAGGGGCGTTTTCGCCAGTTTCACCAACTTGACGCCGAGATCATCGGCGCGGCCGAACCGCAGGCTGACGTCGAGGCGATCGCCTTTGCCGCGCAATTGCTGGGCGAGCTTGGACTGGCCGAACGGTCGACGCTGCGGTTGAACACATTGGGCGATCCCGAAACCCGCCAGAAATGGCGCGACGCGCTGCACGCGCACTTCTCGAAGCATCAGAAGGAATTGAGCGAGGACAGCCGTTCGAGGCTTGATCGTAATCCGCTCAGGATTCTCGATTCCAAGGCGCATCAAGACTGGCCGATCGCCGACAGCGCGCCGGGGATCGACGAATTCTTGACAAGCGAGGCAGGCGCCTTCTTCGAAGCGGTGACCAAGGGCCTGGATTCGGCTGGTATCGCCTGGGTTCGTGAACCTCGGCTGGTGCGCGGCCTCGATTATTATCGGCACACCGCGTTCGAGTTCGTCACTCAAGAATTGGGCGCCCAGTCGCAGCTGCTTGGCGGCGGACGCTATGACGGGTTGGTCGAAGCGCTTGGCGGTCCGCATACGCCGGCAATTGGCTGGGCAGCGGGAATCGAGCGGCTGGCGATGATGATCGAGGAACCGGAGGTGGAACAGATCGAGGCAGTGCTCGTGCCGCTCGGCGACGCGGCAGAGCAACTGGCCGGGCGATTGCTTTCGGATTTGCGTGGCGCCGGGATCGCGGCCGACATGGCGTATCGCGGAAATATGAAAAAGCGGCTGCAGCGTGCCAATGCGTCGGGCGCCCGGTTCGCTGTCATCCTTGGCGACGACGAAGTCGCAAGCGGATTGGCGCAACTGAAGAATCTGGAAAGTGGAGAGCAGCGGGCCATTGCGTTCGATTCCGTGGCGGAGGCGCTTCGCTCGTGA
- the prfA gene encoding peptide chain release factor 1 → MKSISSDKIASIEAKRHELAAAMAAPNLAPDEFVRLSKEYAQVEPVAAAAREVRRLRAERDSLNEMTRDADADMRAMAEEELSAIESQLPEAERTLALQLLPKDSADERAAMLEVRAGTGGDEAALFAGDLMRMYQRFAEEQGWRFEMISASASDVGGYKEAVASISGSGVFARLKFESGVHRVQRVPATESGGRIHTSAATVAVLPEAEEVDVQIDDKDLRIDVYRSSGPGGQSVNTTDSAVRITHLPTGLVVIQQDEKSQHKNKAKALKVLRTRLFELERERLANERAGARKSMVGSGDRSERIRTYNFPQGRVTDHRINLTLHKLDEILAGPGLLELTDALIAEDEAARLASLEEA, encoded by the coding sequence GTGAAGTCGATTTCGTCGGACAAGATCGCGTCCATCGAGGCGAAGCGGCACGAGCTCGCGGCGGCGATGGCCGCGCCCAACCTCGCGCCCGACGAATTCGTGCGCCTGTCGAAGGAATATGCACAGGTCGAGCCGGTCGCCGCGGCAGCTCGCGAAGTGCGCCGTCTGCGGGCGGAGCGCGACAGCCTGAACGAGATGACCCGGGACGCCGATGCTGACATGCGGGCGATGGCAGAAGAGGAATTGTCGGCGATCGAGAGCCAGTTGCCGGAAGCCGAGCGGACGCTTGCGCTTCAGCTGTTGCCGAAGGATTCGGCCGATGAGCGCGCGGCGATGCTGGAGGTTCGCGCAGGCACGGGTGGCGACGAGGCGGCGCTGTTCGCGGGCGACCTCATGCGCATGTACCAGCGCTTCGCCGAAGAGCAGGGCTGGCGCTTCGAGATGATCAGCGCCTCCGCCTCCGACGTCGGTGGGTACAAGGAAGCGGTCGCCTCGATCAGCGGAAGCGGCGTATTCGCGCGCCTGAAGTTCGAGAGCGGCGTTCACCGCGTTCAGCGCGTTCCGGCAACGGAGAGCGGCGGTCGGATCCATACGTCCGCGGCGACCGTAGCCGTGCTTCCCGAAGCAGAGGAAGTCGACGTCCAGATCGACGACAAGGATCTTAGGATCGACGTCTACCGCTCGTCCGGGCCTGGCGGTCAATCGGTCAATACGACGGACAGCGCGGTCCGGATCACCCACTTGCCGACCGGTCTCGTCGTCATCCAGCAGGACGAAAAGAGCCAGCACAAAAACAAGGCCAAGGCGCTAAAGGTGCTTCGTACGCGCTTGTTCGAGCTTGAGCGCGAGCGGCTGGCGAACGAGCGTGCCGGAGCGCGCAAATCGATGGTAGGGTCGGGTGACCGGTCGGAGCGGATCCGGACCTACAATTTCCCGCAGGGCCGGGTGACGGACCATCGCATCAATCTCACGCTTCACAAGCTTGATGAGATTTTGGCCGGGCCGGGCCTGCTCGAGCTGACCGATGCGCTGATCGCCGAAGATGAGGCGGCGCGCCTGGCGAGTCTGGAAGAGGCGTGA
- the prmC gene encoding peptide chain release factor N(5)-glutamine methyltransferase, which translates to MTALSRALARAAERLKGVSDTPRLDSELLLAHALGIERDALLLNPPPVTEPAAFAGFLERRRAGEPVAYITGKRGFWNIELEVGPGVLVPRPDSETLIAAALDHFERGPEPSRILDLGTGPGTLLLAALDQWPRATGIGVDASEQALEYARANARRLGLGQRAMFRKGDWAKGITERFDLVLINPPYVAEDAELGTGVAEYEPSEALFAGPEGLDEYRRLAPEIARLLAPGGMAAIEIGHDQAEAVTSLLEAEGLKPMLLHDMGGRPRALVVQS; encoded by the coding sequence GTGACTGCACTTTCGCGCGCATTGGCGCGGGCTGCAGAGCGGTTGAAGGGCGTGAGTGATACGCCGCGCCTGGATTCGGAACTGTTGCTGGCCCATGCGTTGGGGATCGAGCGCGACGCGCTGCTTCTCAATCCGCCGCCTGTCACGGAGCCTGCGGCCTTCGCAGGATTTCTCGAGCGGCGAAGAGCCGGAGAGCCGGTTGCCTACATCACTGGCAAGCGCGGGTTCTGGAACATCGAGCTTGAGGTCGGTCCGGGCGTGCTCGTTCCAAGGCCGGACAGCGAGACGCTGATCGCCGCGGCGCTTGATCATTTTGAGCGCGGCCCCGAGCCGTCGCGGATCCTCGATCTCGGCACCGGTCCAGGAACCTTGTTGCTCGCGGCGCTCGACCAGTGGCCGCGAGCTACGGGGATCGGCGTCGATGCTTCCGAACAAGCGCTTGAATATGCACGAGCCAACGCCAGGCGCCTTGGCCTTGGGCAGCGCGCGATGTTCCGCAAAGGGGATTGGGCGAAGGGAATTACGGAGCGCTTCGACCTGGTGCTGATAAACCCGCCCTATGTCGCGGAAGACGCCGAGCTTGGTACGGGCGTCGCGGAATATGAGCCGAGCGAAGCATTGTTCGCAGGCCCGGAAGGTCTCGATGAATATCGCCGCCTAGCCCCAGAGATTGCCCGGCTGCTGGCGCCCGGCGGAATGGCCGCAATCGAAATCGGGCACGACCAAGCCGAAGCGGTGACGTCCTTGCTTGAAGCAGAGGGACTGAAGCCCATGCTGTTGCATGACATGGGCGGCCGGCCACGCGCGCTGGTGGTCCAGTCCTGA
- a CDS encoding DUF4167 domain-containing protein, translating to MINNRQSGRRRGRGGQRPQGMPGNSGNARDNRQRGNAAQLLEKYKNMARDAQLAGDRVQTEYFLQFADHYFRVLSESRVRFEEQRRQRGDDDSDDDGDELIESEAESGVENEDRQPRRRARDRDERPERSERTERQPRGNGRTPATADDDDHRMPFDALPPAIARDENDELSEEDETPPARPVRRTRRAKSVDDGEGAVA from the coding sequence TTGATCAATAATCGTCAGAGCGGCCGCCGTCGTGGCCGCGGAGGTCAGCGTCCCCAAGGCATGCCGGGCAATAGCGGCAATGCTCGCGATAACCGGCAGCGCGGCAATGCTGCGCAGCTTCTTGAAAAATACAAGAATATGGCACGCGACGCGCAGCTAGCCGGCGACCGCGTCCAGACCGAATATTTCCTGCAGTTTGCGGATCACTATTTCCGTGTCCTGAGCGAGAGCAGGGTGCGCTTCGAAGAGCAGCGCCGACAACGCGGTGACGACGATTCCGACGACGATGGCGATGAGCTGATCGAGTCGGAAGCGGAAAGCGGCGTCGAGAACGAGGACCGTCAGCCGCGCCGCCGCGCCCGCGATCGTGACGAACGGCCCGAGCGAAGCGAGCGAACCGAACGCCAGCCGCGCGGCAACGGTCGGACTCCCGCAACGGCCGATGACGACGATCATCGCATGCCGTTCGATGCCCTGCCGCCGGCCATTGCTCGCGACGAGAATGACGAATTGTCGGAAGAAGACGAGACGCCGCCGGCCCGTCCGGTTCGTCGTACGCGGCGAGCCAAGAGCGTCGACGACGGCGAAGGTGCCGTGGCGTAA
- a CDS encoding substrate-binding domain-containing protein codes for MTRFKLLAATAVALTSIPAVADARSQMRAVGSSTVYPFAKAAAERIARANPKLGAPVIESTGTGAGFKLFCAGVGERFPDISNASRRMKASEAKACASNGVAQVTEIQIGVDGLALATARSTGLSGLTQREIYLALAKSPFGKTQKARTWKDVNSKLPAIPIRVYGPPPTSGTRDSLNELIMSAGCETNASMVALKKANEAKYKAVCQGLREDGAFVEAGENDNLIVQKLAANPNTLGFFGYSFLEENTSKLKGIAINGVQPTYETIASFKYPGARPLYIYVKNAHVRAIPAIRAFVAEMTKESAVGPNGYMRQLGLVAAPNGVRARSQQAARNLSPLNLASLK; via the coding sequence ATGACTCGCTTTAAGCTTCTCGCCGCCACGGCCGTGGCGCTGACTTCCATTCCGGCAGTGGCCGATGCCCGCTCGCAAATGCGCGCCGTTGGATCGTCGACTGTCTATCCATTCGCAAAGGCGGCGGCCGAGCGTATCGCCCGCGCCAACCCGAAGCTGGGAGCCCCGGTTATCGAATCGACGGGCACCGGCGCCGGATTTAAGCTTTTCTGTGCCGGTGTAGGCGAGCGCTTTCCCGACATTTCCAACGCTTCGCGGCGAATGAAGGCTTCGGAGGCCAAGGCGTGCGCCTCGAATGGCGTTGCGCAAGTGACCGAAATCCAAATCGGCGTCGATGGACTGGCCCTTGCGACTGCCCGGTCGACCGGGCTCTCCGGCCTCACCCAGCGGGAAATTTATCTGGCTCTCGCCAAGTCGCCCTTCGGAAAGACGCAAAAGGCCCGCACGTGGAAGGACGTGAACAGCAAGCTGCCTGCTATCCCGATTCGGGTTTACGGCCCGCCGCCGACAAGCGGCACCCGCGATTCGCTAAACGAGTTGATCATGTCGGCAGGCTGCGAGACCAATGCGTCGATGGTCGCGCTCAAGAAAGCGAACGAAGCGAAATACAAGGCGGTATGCCAGGGGCTTCGCGAAGACGGTGCCTTCGTCGAAGCGGGCGAAAATGACAATCTCATTGTCCAGAAGCTTGCCGCGAACCCGAACACGCTCGGCTTCTTTGGCTACAGCTTTCTCGAGGAAAATACGTCGAAACTGAAGGGCATCGCGATCAACGGCGTTCAGCCCACGTACGAGACCATCGCGTCGTTCAAGTATCCGGGCGCGCGCCCGCTCTACATCTACGTCAAGAACGCGCATGTCCGGGCGATACCGGCAATTCGCGCCTTCGTCGCGGAAATGACCAAGGAGAGCGCAGTGGGACCGAACGGTTACATGAGGCAGCTCGGTCTTGTCGCGGCGCCTAATGGTGTGAGGGCACGTAGCCAGCAGGCTGCGCGCAACTTGTCGCCGCTCAATCTCGCAAGCCTGAAATAG
- a CDS encoding acyl-CoA thioesterase: MTKVRGEPILRVVPGPSDINANGHIFGGWVLSQMDIAAGIVASRRANGPVATVAIDKMEFIQPIHLRDVISVYAEIERVGRTSIAIRVEVVATRDRGATHVKVTEALFTFVALDAQHRPRAVDTPA; encoded by the coding sequence ATGACCAAAGTGCGCGGTGAACCGATCCTTCGGGTCGTGCCAGGCCCGAGCGATATCAATGCGAACGGTCATATTTTCGGTGGCTGGGTACTCAGCCAGATGGATATCGCGGCCGGGATCGTCGCCTCTCGGCGGGCGAACGGTCCGGTCGCGACCGTGGCCATCGACAAGATGGAATTCATTCAGCCTATCCACCTGCGAGATGTGATTAGCGTCTACGCTGAGATCGAACGCGTCGGACGAACGTCGATCGCGATTCGGGTTGAAGTCGTCGCCACGCGCGACCGCGGCGCGACCCACGTCAAGGTTACCGAGGCCCTGTTCACGTTCGTCGCGCTCGACGCCCAGCATCGTCCTCGAGCGGTCGACACACCGGCATGA
- a CDS encoding ATP-dependent DNA ligase, whose protein sequence is MHAIAPMEALLAQELPTEPGWQFEPKWDGFRCIAVRDGGEVALWSKSGKPLGRYFPDVVEMIGRMKAKRFVIDGELLIASGDTVSFDALQLRLHPAASRVAKLAEATPASFMAFDCLASESTILATETLAVRRAALEKLLAAEKNPGIFLSPATTVPKKALGWLERSGGALDGVIAKRLDEPYRSGERAMIKVKPMRTADCIVGGFRYVSGSRSVGSLLLGLYDEAGLLHHVGFTSSLAKSDRKEWTTRLEPLIEPPGFTGDAPGGPSRWSTERSAEWQPLKPEIVIEVAYDQVTSGRFRHGTKIVRERPDKAPRQCRCDQLAPALTPARLRQLTA, encoded by the coding sequence ATGCATGCGATCGCACCGATGGAAGCCCTGCTTGCGCAGGAATTGCCGACCGAACCAGGCTGGCAGTTCGAACCGAAGTGGGACGGGTTTCGCTGCATTGCAGTTCGCGATGGCGGCGAGGTCGCGCTCTGGTCGAAATCCGGCAAACCGCTTGGCCGATACTTTCCCGACGTGGTCGAAATGATCGGGCGAATGAAGGCCAAACGCTTTGTAATCGACGGCGAATTGCTGATCGCAAGTGGCGACACTGTGTCGTTCGATGCCTTGCAGCTTCGTCTCCACCCAGCCGCGAGCCGGGTCGCGAAACTGGCCGAGGCCACGCCGGCATCATTCATGGCATTCGATTGCCTGGCATCCGAGTCGACCATTCTTGCGACAGAGACGCTGGCCGTTCGCCGCGCGGCTCTGGAGAAATTGCTGGCCGCAGAGAAAAATCCCGGCATCTTTCTGTCCCCCGCCACCACCGTTCCAAAAAAGGCGCTTGGCTGGCTGGAGCGAAGTGGAGGGGCGCTTGACGGCGTCATCGCCAAACGGCTCGACGAGCCCTACCGTTCGGGGGAGCGGGCCATGATCAAGGTCAAACCCATGCGCACAGCCGACTGCATCGTTGGCGGTTTCCGTTACGTAAGCGGCAGCCGATCGGTCGGCTCGCTTTTGCTCGGTCTGTACGACGAGGCCGGTCTGCTCCATCATGTCGGTTTCACGTCTTCGCTAGCGAAAAGCGATCGCAAGGAATGGACGACACGGCTCGAACCGCTGATCGAGCCTCCGGGATTTACGGGCGATGCACCCGGCGGTCCCAGCCGCTGGTCTACGGAACGATCCGCCGAATGGCAGCCGCTTAAACCCGAGATCGTCATCGAGGTCGCCTACGACCAAGTCACCAGCGGACGCTTTCGACACGGGACGAAGATCGTTCGAGAGCGGCCCGACAAGGCGCCGCGACAATGCCGATGCGACCAGCTCGCGCCGGCACTCACCCCCGCCCGCTTGCGCCAGCTCACGGCCTAA
- a CDS encoding alpha-ketoglutarate-dependent dioxygenase AlkB — MAAAPHLSAMRDLFGTAPVAGLVLREDVVSEAEEGHLVHRCQALDLSPFQFQGWEGKRLTKSYGWHYDFDRGRIGETEPIPDWLLTAREKAANALGRDPVAFLQALVIRYDPGAGIGWHRDRPQFDEVIGVTLASDATLAFRRRREDGKFDRTKQPLHRRSAYLLSGEARAEWQHGIAEHEALRFSLTFRSLR; from the coding sequence TTGGCCGCCGCACCCCATCTTTCCGCCATGCGCGACTTGTTCGGTACCGCGCCGGTCGCCGGCCTTGTCCTTCGTGAGGATGTCGTTTCCGAAGCGGAGGAGGGACACCTAGTCCATCGCTGCCAGGCGCTCGACCTCTCTCCGTTCCAGTTTCAAGGCTGGGAGGGCAAGAGGCTCACCAAGAGCTATGGGTGGCATTACGACTTCGACCGCGGACGGATTGGGGAAACAGAGCCGATCCCCGACTGGCTGCTAACTGCGCGGGAGAAGGCGGCGAATGCTCTGGGCCGCGATCCGGTGGCCTTTCTACAGGCGCTCGTTATCCGATACGATCCCGGTGCCGGCATTGGCTGGCATCGCGACCGCCCTCAGTTCGACGAGGTGATTGGCGTCACGCTGGCCAGCGACGCGACCCTCGCCTTTCGCCGCCGCCGCGAAGATGGCAAGTTCGATCGCACCAAGCAGCCGCTTCATCGCCGCTCTGCCTATCTTCTTTCCGGAGAGGCGCGAGCGGAATGGCAACATGGCATCGCAGAGCATGAGGCGCTCCGCTTCTCCCTGACGTTCCGAAGCCTTCGCTAG